One stretch of Gambusia affinis linkage group LG05, SWU_Gaff_1.0, whole genome shotgun sequence DNA includes these proteins:
- the LOC122831269 gene encoding macrophage mannose receptor 1-like isoform X1, whose translation MNQQIAWITLILHGFCLGSCLQVPLRKYYYVNQFMTWPKAQQFCREHYTDLATFESMDDINRLKPNISYSWAWIGLWDDPNAWKTAMGNEPNSWRWSATGETSKTGYQSWGTGEPNFKNPGETCTFMANDGYWYDSNCESGVKFICYNVTENNVKQYVLISTLATWSSAQSYCRSHHTDLAMIENKAENSEVKQLIPTGFFVWIGLYRVPWSWSDKSPSLFRRWGPSEPDNGGIQHCVCKNTAHLFGDERCDDVKVFICEQVVKTSTTVKMTMTSDVDLTDPAVNAQVLQQLGALLTNQGWTDFKVQWKIVSKKNKEN comes from the exons atgAACCAACAAATTGCTTGGATAACTCTCATCCTGCATG GTTTTTGCCTCGGCTCCTGCTTGCAGGTCCCTTTACGAAAGTACTACTATGTTAACCAGTTTATGACCTGGCCTAAAGCTCAGCAGTTCTGCAGGGAGCATTACACGGACCTGGCCACGTTTGAGAGCATGGACGACATAAACAGGCTGAAACCTAATATTTCCTATTCCTGGGCATGGATCGGACTCTGGGACGATCCGAATGCCTGGAAAACTGCAATGGGCAACGAGCCCAACTCCTGGAGATGGTCTGCAACCGGAGAAACCAGTAAAACTGGTTACCAGTCGTGGGGCACTGGTGAACCAAACTTCAAAAATCCAGGGGAGACGTGCACGTTTATGGCCAATGACGGGTACTGGTATGATAGTAACTGTGAGAGTggagtcaaatttatttgttacAACG ttACAGAGAACAATGTGAAACAATATGTGTTGATCTCAACTTTGGCAACATGGAGTTCTGCTCAAAGCTACTGCAGATCGCATCACACCGACTTGGCAATGATTGAGAACAAGGCAGAAAACTCTGAAGTCAAACAGTTAATTCCAACTGGATTCTTTGTTTGGATCGGACTGTACCGAGTGCCGTGGAGTTGGTCTGACAAGAGTCCCAGCCTCTTCCGCCGATGGGGCCCTTCAGAACCAGACAACGGGGGTATTCAGCACTGTGTCTGCAAGAATACAGCACATCTGTTTGGCGATGAAAGATGTGATGATGTCAAAGTCTTCATTTGTGAACAAG tgGTAAAAACGAGCACCACTGTGAAAATGACGATGACAAGCGACGTGGATCTGACCGACCCGGCCGTCAACGCCCAGGTCCTCCAGCAG CTTGGTGCCTTGCTGACAAACCAGGGATGGACTGATTTCAAAGTGCAATGGAAGATTGTctccaagaaaaacaaagaaaactga
- the LOC122831269 gene encoding macrophage mannose receptor 1-like isoform X2: MNQQIAWITLILHGFCLGSCLQVPLRKYYYVNQFMTWPKAQQFCREHYTDLATFESMDDINRLKPNISYSWAWIGLWDDPNAWKTAMGNEPNSWRWSATGETSKTGYQSWGTGEPNFKNPGETCTFMANDGYWYDSNCESGVKFICYNENNVKQYVLISTLATWSSAQSYCRSHHTDLAMIENKAENSEVKQLIPTGFFVWIGLYRVPWSWSDKSPSLFRRWGPSEPDNGGIQHCVCKNTAHLFGDERCDDVKVFICEQVVKTSTTVKMTMTSDVDLTDPAVNAQVLQQLGALLTNQGWTDFKVQWKIVSKKNKEN, encoded by the exons atgAACCAACAAATTGCTTGGATAACTCTCATCCTGCATG GTTTTTGCCTCGGCTCCTGCTTGCAGGTCCCTTTACGAAAGTACTACTATGTTAACCAGTTTATGACCTGGCCTAAAGCTCAGCAGTTCTGCAGGGAGCATTACACGGACCTGGCCACGTTTGAGAGCATGGACGACATAAACAGGCTGAAACCTAATATTTCCTATTCCTGGGCATGGATCGGACTCTGGGACGATCCGAATGCCTGGAAAACTGCAATGGGCAACGAGCCCAACTCCTGGAGATGGTCTGCAACCGGAGAAACCAGTAAAACTGGTTACCAGTCGTGGGGCACTGGTGAACCAAACTTCAAAAATCCAGGGGAGACGTGCACGTTTATGGCCAATGACGGGTACTGGTATGATAGTAACTGTGAGAGTggagtcaaatttatttgttacAACG AGAACAATGTGAAACAATATGTGTTGATCTCAACTTTGGCAACATGGAGTTCTGCTCAAAGCTACTGCAGATCGCATCACACCGACTTGGCAATGATTGAGAACAAGGCAGAAAACTCTGAAGTCAAACAGTTAATTCCAACTGGATTCTTTGTTTGGATCGGACTGTACCGAGTGCCGTGGAGTTGGTCTGACAAGAGTCCCAGCCTCTTCCGCCGATGGGGCCCTTCAGAACCAGACAACGGGGGTATTCAGCACTGTGTCTGCAAGAATACAGCACATCTGTTTGGCGATGAAAGATGTGATGATGTCAAAGTCTTCATTTGTGAACAAG tgGTAAAAACGAGCACCACTGTGAAAATGACGATGACAAGCGACGTGGATCTGACCGACCCGGCCGTCAACGCCCAGGTCCTCCAGCAG CTTGGTGCCTTGCTGACAAACCAGGGATGGACTGATTTCAAAGTGCAATGGAAGATTGTctccaagaaaaacaaagaaaactga
- the LOC122831132 gene encoding putative C-type lectin domain family 20 member A, translating into MMGSFCLGSCLQVPLRKYYYVNQLMTWPEAQQFCREHYTDLATFESMDDINRLEPNISYSWAWIGLWDDPNAWKTAMGNEPNSWRWSATGETSKTGYQPWGTPDPNFLYPGDTCTLMAKDGYWYDGNCESGLKFICYNENNVKQYVFISTLATWSSAQSYCRSHHTDLAMIENKAENSEVKQLIPAGFTVWIGLYRVPWSWSDKSPSLFRRWGPSEPDNGGIQHCVCENTAHLFGDEKCDSVKVFICEQVVKTSTTVKMTMTSDVDLTDPAVNAQVLQQLGALLTNQGWTDFKVQWKIVSKKNKEN; encoded by the exons ATGATGGGAA GTTTTTGCCTCGGCTCCTGCTTGCAGGTCCCTCTACGAAAGTACTACTATGTTAACCAGTTGATGACCTGGCCTGAAGCTCAGCAGTTCTGCAGGGAGCATTACACCGACCTGGCCACGTTTGAGAGCATGGACGACATAAACAGGCTGGAACCTAATATTTCCTATTCCTGGGCATGGATCGGACTCTGGGACGATCCGAATGCCTGGAAAACTGCAATGGGCAACGAGCCCAACTCCTGGAGATGGTCTGCAACCGGAGAAACCAGTAAAACTGGTTACCAGCCGTGGGGCACTCCTGATCCAAACTTCTTATATCCAGGGGACACGTGCACGCTTATGGCCAAAGATGGGTACTGGTATGATGGTAACTGTGAGAGTGGACTCAAATTTATTTGTTACAACG AGAACAATGTGAAACAATATGTGTTTATCTCAACTTTGGCAACATGGAGTTCTGCTCAAAGCTACTGCAGATCGCATCACACCGACTTGGCAATGATTGAGAACAAGGCAGAAAACTCTGAAGTCAAACAGTTAATTCCAGCTGGATTCACTGTTTGGATCGGACTGTACCGAGTGCCGTGGAGTTGGTCTGACAAGAGTCCCAGCCTCTTCCGCCGATGGGGCCCTTCAGAACCAGACAACGGGGGTATTCAGCACTGTGTCTGCGAGAATACAGCACATCTGTTTGGCGATGAAAAATGTGATTCTGTCAAAGTCTTCATTTGTGAACAAG tggTAAAAACGAGCACCACTGTGAAAATGACGATGACAAGCGACGTGGATCTGACCGACCCGGCCGTCAACGCCCAGGTCCTCCAGCAG CTTGGTGCCTTGCTGACAAACCAGGGATGGACTGATTTCAAAGTGCAATGGAAGATTGTctccaagaaaaacaaagaaaactga